The Dyadobacter sp. 676 DNA window GTGTTTGGAAGGCCTTCAAATACAGCCGGATGGGGTTTATGTCGACGTTACTTTCGGCGGTGGCGGGCATTCGAGGGCTATCCTGGAAAAGCTGACGACGGGCCGGCTGCTGGCATTCGATCAGGATCCGGACGCGGCGGTTAATGCACAGGAATTCGGGAACGACAGCCGGTTTACCTTCATTCCAGCCAATTTCAGGCACCTTAAACGTTATCTGAAACTGAACAAGGCGACACAGGTGAATGGTATCCTGGCCGATCTCGGCGTTTCGTCGCACCAGATCAACACGCCCGACCGGGGCTTTTCTACCCGTTTTGACGCTGACCTGGACATGCGAATGAACCCTAATATCGAGAAAACGGCCGGGGAAGTGGTCAGAACGCGCTCGGCAGGGGAATTGCAGCGCATTCTGGGTATGTACGGCGAAGTAACCAATGCCCGCACCGCGGCGGAGGCGATCGTTGCTGCCAGATACAATTCACCCATCGAAACCGTTAATGACCTGAAAGGCATTCTCATGCGTTATGCGCCCAAACATCGCGAGAACAAATATTTCGCGCAGGTGTTTCAGGCATTGCGGATCGAGGTGAACGATGAACTGGCGGTGCTCGAAGAGTTCCTGACGCAGGTTCCCGAGGTGCTCGCGCCCGACGGAAGGCTTGTGGTGATGTCGTACCATTCGCTGGAAGACAGGCTGGTGAAGAATTATATTCAAAAGGGAAAGTTTTACGGAGAAGTCGAAAAGGACTTTTATGGGAACGAGATCAAGCCGCTGAAAAGCGTGACGCGCAAGCCGATCGAAGCCACAGCGGAAGAAGTAGCCATAAACCCACGTGCCCGGAGCGCCAAATTGCGCATTGCGGCCAGGGCGTGATGGTGCCGGGATGGTCAGGTGTAGTCAGGTGTGGTCAGGTTTTGTCAAGCGTAGTCAGGTGTTGCCAGGGATGGTCGGTTGTAGCAATGTTGTCACGGATGATCAGGAAGTCGGGTGTAGTAGAAGTAATCACTAATATTTCTAATATCTATTGAGTGAGAATTACCATACCTGACCACACATGACCCTACTTGACAACACCTGACAAAACCGCATCCCGATCAAATATTTAACGTAACGTTATACGATGGCTGAAAATAGAAAACGCCCAAAGCCGGTGCCGCCAAAACCGCCGAAGCGGAAACGGGAATATTCTTTATTCAACTGGCTGAACAGATTTTTACCGCTCGACAAGGTATTCGGGGAAAAGGTACCGGGGCAGGAAGAGCGTCTGCCGGTTAAATATTTCTATTATTTCGGGTGGGTGATCATATTGCTCGTCGCTTACGAGCGGATCGGGTTCCAGTCCGAAGATTATGTACGGAAGACGATAAAGCTCAAAAAGGAGGTCGACGACCTGAAAGCCGAATACACTTCCATTCACGCGGAATACGAGCGGGCGGGAAAGCAGTCGGTGGTTGTTGAAAAAGTCCAGGCGGAAGGTCTGGTCGAAAATCTGACGCCTCCCAAAAAAATCATTTTAAAAGAAGACGAAGAATAAGCCGTTTTTTCTCAACGCCTCATGAAAAACGAAGTCGAAAGCGGTCAGAACAATAAAAAAGCGCTGATCAACCGGGCCCGTTTGGTTGGCTGGCTGCTGTTTTTGCTGGCGATCA harbors:
- a CDS encoding FtsL-like putative cell division protein, which gives rise to MAENRKRPKPVPPKPPKRKREYSLFNWLNRFLPLDKVFGEKVPGQEERLPVKYFYYFGWVIILLVAYERIGFQSEDYVRKTIKLKKEVDDLKAEYTSIHAEYERAGKQSVVVEKVQAEGLVENLTPPKKIILKEDEE
- the rsmH gene encoding 16S rRNA (cytosine(1402)-N(4))-methyltransferase RsmH — translated: MDSPSTYHVPVMLPECLEGLQIQPDGVYVDVTFGGGGHSRAILEKLTTGRLLAFDQDPDAAVNAQEFGNDSRFTFIPANFRHLKRYLKLNKATQVNGILADLGVSSHQINTPDRGFSTRFDADLDMRMNPNIEKTAGEVVRTRSAGELQRILGMYGEVTNARTAAEAIVAARYNSPIETVNDLKGILMRYAPKHRENKYFAQVFQALRIEVNDELAVLEEFLTQVPEVLAPDGRLVVMSYHSLEDRLVKNYIQKGKFYGEVEKDFYGNEIKPLKSVTRKPIEATAEEVAINPRARSAKLRIAARA